CCGCCGCCGGTTTACCGGATTGCTCCAGCAACCGCACGGCTTCGGCTTTAAACGCTTTGGTAAAACTCCGGCGCTTTCGCATTGGACACCTCCAGGGGTATTGTCCCCTTTTCTAGTGTCCATGAAAAGAGGGGTAGCTCAGACACTATTTAATCTTTTTTCGGTCTTCCCCTTGGCAAAACGGTTAGCGTTCGCCCGAGTTTCTCACTCAGGTGCCGAATAAACCCTTCCCTCCCGAGGGGTCGTCCCGTCCTCGTGTGTCTTCGAATCACTTCCACATCGGGAGCGTTTTCCTCCAAATCAATATATTCCTTCCATGACCTTGCGGAAATACCGAGCGTCTCTTTGAGACCGACGACATGATCCTTGCCTTCTGTTCCATGGATGTGAACCGTTGCACTGGACCATTTCCACTCCCAAGGCTTTTTAACGATCTTTGCACGCACGGGATTTCTCTCAACATATCGCATCGCCGCCATCAGATGCGGCTCATCAAGAAGGCAGGAGTAAAACCTCCCTTGCCACAAGTGCCCCGAAGCCCTTCTCTCCTTATTGAAAAATTGAGAATACCGCATATGCGCAACGCTGAAGACTTTGGCCAACGACGTTTCTTCTTTCGGCTGGACGATAAAATGAACATGGTTGTCCATCAAGCAATAGGCCCAAATCGCCAAGTGATACGTGCGGCTGTATTCATCAACCCAGGATAGATACTTCAAGCGCTCTTCATCATTACGAAAAATCTCCTGGCGATGGTTCCCTCTTT
The window above is part of the Nitrospiria bacterium genome. Proteins encoded here:
- a CDS encoding transposase encodes the protein MPRIARIIVPGHVYHVTQRGNHRQEIFRNDEERLKYLSWVDEYSRTYHLAIWAYCLMDNHVHFIVQPKEETSLAKVFSVAHMRYSQFFNKERRASGHLWQGRFYSCLLDEPHLMAAMRYVERNPVRAKIVKKPWEWKWSSATVHIHGTEGKDHVVGLKETLGISARSWKEYIDLEENAPDVEVIRRHTRTGRPLGREGFIRHLSEKLGRTLTVLPRGRPKKD